The Tripterygium wilfordii isolate XIE 37 chromosome 1, ASM1340144v1, whole genome shotgun sequence sequence TTTAGTGAGAACTGACCAATAATCAAAATAACCGTCTGATCAATCGATTAAATTCtggttaaaaaaagaagaaaaattgatgGAAACCGACGACGTACACCCATAGTGTCGCTTGACAGTTGACACCAAGCAAATCTGTCACACAAAAAGAACTTTTTTAGTTGAAGAGAGGAGTTATGTACATATTCCAAAAAGAAGCCCATGGAAGGTGCAGGTTAATAGAACCATAGAAgatggacaaaaaaaaacctatagTTGGGCTTGAGTAGCCTACCTAATGTTGCTATTAGCGGGCTGCGCCAGTCGACACACTGGCAAAATTAACTATAGCTGGGCTTGAGTAGCCCACCTAATGCTGCTAAAAACGGGCTGGGCCGGTCTAAAGCAAAAGGCAAAACTTTGCTATTAACGGGGTGGGCCAGTCGGGACACTTGCAAAATTAACTATAGTTGGGCTTGAGTAGCCCACCTAATGCTGCAATAAACGGGCTGGGCCGGTCTAACACAAAAAGCAAAACATTGTGCTCTCGTTGAGAgtcgaactcaagacctcccgCTTACTAAACGGGTGCTCTAACCAACTGAGCTACGAGAGCTTGTTGGGAGCCgggttaaaatattatttatcaagAAGATATCACAAGCTCAACCGGACGCCATTCCTAGAAGTTCGGTGGAGAGTTTCTGTACTCCCTCTCACAATTTCGGGTCGCCTTCCTCACTGACTCCCTCGGCTTCTAGGGTTTATGTTTTCTGTACATTAATGCCCAAACTTCATCCATATGTTACACGAAGAAATTCAAAATCTACTCTTTGGGCCACATGTTTTAGTCAATCGGATGGCGTCTGATTCGTGGAATGCTCGTCTCTCTGCAAATTCTTCCCGGCGATATCAATCACGATCCGGTTCGTTTCTTATCCTTTAATTCCTATATTGCCCCTCCATTTCCTTCTGTTTCCCAGGAAAATGGAATTGCTTATTATTTTGGTTTTCCTTATGGTTTCTGCTTCGTGGTAGATGTGTTTTATGGAGGACACGATGAGATAGAAGGGGACGAGGGTTCTAGGCCGGAGTTTTTATGCCCCTTCTGTGCCGAGGACTTCGACATTGTAGGGCTTTGTTGCCACATCGATGAAGACCATCCGATTGAAGCCAAGATCGGGGtagtttttttgtttaatattcAATTGGTCTACTTTTGTggttttcaatatatttaatatccccccccccccctcgtTTTGTATACTTGGACTGTGCTCTCGCATATGAAAGTGATTAAATTAGAAAGTCTTGAAAACAATTGCAGAGACAAGATAACTTCGATGTTTGATTTTGGTTGTCGTGGTGATAGGCTGCACTGTGTgcttttagcttcttttttttcaacactTCCACCATCAATGTGTGAAGTTATTCGTGAGAAGGGACTCTTTTTTATGATAATGATTCCGGGTTCGTGGAGTTCTTATGGCATTGGTGATGGCAAATGGAGATGTGAGAGACGGGGAAGATATTACTGAGTTTTGAAAGTCCTGGCTTTCCTTCACTTAGAGTCGAAGAGTATTTTTCAAGCATACATGCACATACACACAGGGACTATAAAGATACATGTTGAatatattcaaagaaaataataatttatttaatctAGGAAGAGAGTTTTAGCTCCCGTTTTAAAAATGCAATATATGAATTGTCCTCCCTCAAGTTGATGTAAAACACCACATTTCCCTCAAGTTGAGCGGAAGAGTgaatttttatcatttatatagGATATGATACAATAATAGCCAATTCAtagtttgttttgtttctccttCAGCGTGGCAGTTATTGAATGACCAGTTTGGATACTGTATTCTTGTTACTTACATTTTTTAATCGATTATGTGATagttcatttgtttttttggcCTGTTTTTTTCAGGTGTGCCCAGTTTGTGCAAAAAGGGTGGGAACGGATCTTGTTAGCCACATTACTGTGCAACATGGAAGCTTTTTTAAAATATCCTTTATATCATGTTTGGTAAAATGGTAGGGCTGTTTTGTGTGAATTCTATCTGAGAAAGGGAGAAAAAATAACCTCTGATCATGCTTGGAGTTGGGGGACTCAAGTCTAGGACTTAAAAAGTTGAAGTTGATACTAAACTGAAGTTGATCTTGTTCTGAACATCCTTTTTTAATTGATATTTGTGAAAAATCAATGAACTGTCTCACTGCTACCTGTAGGTAAGGTAACACTTATATTTCAAGCTTCTGGTTCCAGGTTTTTCCTGGGTTAGTTTTCTTGACGAGTGGTGTTTACTGAGAGATGTCACAAGCCGGAAAAGTTTTCAATTAGAATATGGTTGTCAATCTTTTCTTATTGAGAATTCCTTCATGTGGCTGCTCTTCTCCCATTGATTAGTGAGAACTTTTCTTATCACTTGGTTTTGTGTCTCCATTACCTTATAATTAAAACCACAAccgttctctctcttttttttagccTTGCTTTTCAGGGtctatatcttcttcttcttctatggaTCATTATTTATTTGTGCTTTTCTATTTTATCTGTCAGGCGCTTAGAGCTTCTATTCCTGTTCTTTCTAGTTGCTTAGTGTCATTTCTTCTGTGTGGCCACACTTGAGAGTTTGTAACATTCCTTGACTATAGATTACGTGCAGCGTAAGAAGAGATTGCGCAAGGGTGGATCCAATTCCACATTCTCGATGTTGAGAAAAGAGCTGCGAGAAGGAAATTTGCAATCCCTGCTTAGCGGATCATGCATTATTTCTTCCTCTAACACAGAGTCCGATCCAATGTTGTCGTCATTTATATTTAACCCTTCTTCTGTTGATGAACCTGTGATTGTAGAACCACTTTCTTCGAATGAAGCAAGTTCTGTGCAGGAAACTTCAGTAGAGGAATTCCCAGATAGGTATGGGACATCTATTTTCTATTAAGCAATTTTGAAATCTGCTTTCCGGTATCTGATAAATGAATCTTGAGCAGGCTTCTAGTGTATAAAATGAATTTTTCAGTCATTCATCCACCAATGTTTTATGTGGAAATGTTGCTCTAGAGGTGATGCGATGGCTTGATCAAGTACCTTGAGTTACATTGTTGTGCGTCAAGTTATATTGTTTGTCATTAGTCATTGCATATGGGAATAGCTTTTGTTGGACATGCTCTTGCAGTCATTCTCCAACGTTGCGATTATGCTTCAAATATATATCTAGAAATCATGAAATATGAAACTTCATTGCTTACTGATAACTAACTTACTTGGTGGCTTACCTTTACGAACCATATATCTGATGTTCCGACTGTTTTGGTAACAGAAAAGTCCAAGGGCCAGCTTTACCAGACAAGGATCAAGAGGAGAGGGCTC is a genomic window containing:
- the LOC119997369 gene encoding protein DEHYDRATION-INDUCED 19 homolog 4-like isoform X2, translating into MLHEEIQNLLFGPHVLVNRMASDSWNARLSANSSRRYQSRSDVFYGGHDEIEGDEDFDIVGLCCHIDEDHPIEAKIGVCPVCAKRVGTDLVSHITVQHGSFFKVQRKKRLRKGGSNSTFSMLRKELREGNLQSLLSGSCIISSSNTESDPMLSSFIFNPSSVDEPVIVEPLSSNEASSVQETSVEEFPDRKVQGPALPDKDQEERARKGEFVQGLLLSTMFISEVSFRATNSIFRR
- the LOC119997369 gene encoding protein DEHYDRATION-INDUCED 19 homolog 4-like isoform X1 → MLHEEIQNLLFGPHVLVNRMASDSWNARLSANSSRRYQSRSDVFYGGHDEIEGDEGSRPEFLCPFCAEDFDIVGLCCHIDEDHPIEAKIGVCPVCAKRVGTDLVSHITVQHGSFFKVQRKKRLRKGGSNSTFSMLRKELREGNLQSLLSGSCIISSSNTESDPMLSSFIFNPSSVDEPVIVEPLSSNEASSVQETSVEEFPDRKVQGPALPDKDQEERARKGEFVQGLLLSTMFISEVSFRATNSIFRR